The genomic region CGGGTCGAGGTCGAGGAGGCCGCGCTCACCTCGACCGATCGCTCCCTCCACGAGCTGCGCAACCTGCTGCAGGTCGGCGAGCTGGTGGCAGCCGCCGCCCTGTGGCGCGAGGAGAGCCGGGGCACCCACTTCCGCACCGATTTTGCCGCAAAGGACGATTCCCGTTGGCTGAAGCACTTCACGCAATCCCTGCAGGTCCTGGAGGCTCCCTCCACCCGCTGATCCTCGACCCCATCCTCGACGCCGCCCTGCGCGAGGACTGGGGCTGGGGCGACCTCAGCACCCAGAGCGTCGTGAGCCCGGGCGAGCGCGCCCGGGCCGACTTCCTGTACAAGGCCCCGGGCGTGGTCTGCGGCCTCGAGGTGATCCGGCGCCTGTGGCAGCGGGTCGATCCCGGCCTGCAGTTCACCGCCAAGGCCCAGGAGGGCGAACAGGTCGAGAAGGGCACCGTCGCCGCCGTGGTCGAGGGGGACGCCCGCTCCATCCTGATGGGCGAGCGGGTCGCCCTGAACCTCATGCAGCGCATGAGCGCGATCGCCACCATGGCCTCGACCTACGTGGCGGCGGTCGAGGGCACCCGGGCCCAGATCCTCGACACCCGCAAGACCACCCCCGGCCTGCGCGTGCTCGAGAAGTACGCGGTGCGCGCGGGCGGCGCCCGCAACCACCGCTTCGGCCTCGCCGACGCCATCATGATCAAGGACAACCACATCGAGATGGCGGGCTCCATCGCCGAGGCGGTGCGCCGCGCCCGCCAAGGCAGCGCGTCGACCACCATG from Pantanalinema sp. harbors:
- the nadC gene encoding carboxylating nicotinate-nucleotide diphosphorylase — encoded protein: MAEALHAIPAGPGGSLHPLILDPILDAALREDWGWGDLSTQSVVSPGERARADFLYKAPGVVCGLEVIRRLWQRVDPGLQFTAKAQEGEQVEKGTVAAVVEGDARSILMGERVALNLMQRMSAIATMASTYVAAVEGTRAQILDTRKTTPGLRVLEKYAVRAGGARNHRFGLADAIMIKDNHIEMAGSIAEAVRRARQGSASTTMVEVETESLEMVQEALAAGADIIMLDNMAPRVMTEAVALVAGRAKVEASGGISLETVRRVAETGVDYISVGALTHSAGSLDISLDIHRLG